In a single window of the Pandoraea pulmonicola genome:
- a CDS encoding serine endopeptidase, which translates to MAGSRRLPETWFRRGLWLIAVLFAAFLVGLGGLVVDQLPGVAPAPTLESFVDPAQAQRADAAIKQAQTQLEDVQSKLETARLQLKARSTAYRDARESFNDWVATRTATAQASQDAELVSRTRALDVLKAAERDAQTQVDGLEARQLEAQRGVQSARSARDALNTAAGEQLAAVQHSQELKVFGIRLALTLPLLVVAGWLFVRQRKSTWWPFVWGFIFFALFAFFVELVPYLPDYGGYVRYLVGIVLTVLIGRYAIVSLQRYLARQKAEEQLPDEERRKTLSYDLAQARLAKSVCPGCERPVKLDDADRDFCVHCGICLFDRCGTCTTRKNAFAHFCHHCGARSTGSGAGGSVTAA; encoded by the coding sequence ATGGCTGGATCGCGTCGTCTTCCCGAAACCTGGTTCCGTCGAGGTTTGTGGCTGATCGCCGTGTTGTTCGCGGCGTTTCTGGTCGGCCTCGGCGGCCTAGTCGTCGATCAACTGCCGGGCGTGGCCCCGGCACCTACGCTCGAGTCCTTCGTGGATCCGGCGCAGGCGCAGCGAGCGGATGCCGCCATCAAGCAGGCGCAGACGCAGTTGGAAGATGTGCAGAGCAAGCTGGAGACGGCGCGTCTCCAGCTCAAGGCGCGCAGTACGGCGTATCGCGATGCGCGCGAGTCCTTCAACGACTGGGTGGCGACGCGCACGGCGACGGCGCAGGCCAGTCAGGATGCGGAGCTCGTATCGCGCACGCGCGCGCTCGACGTGCTCAAGGCGGCGGAACGCGACGCGCAGACGCAGGTTGATGGACTGGAAGCCAGGCAACTCGAAGCGCAGCGTGGCGTTCAATCCGCCCGGAGTGCGCGTGATGCGCTCAACACAGCGGCGGGCGAGCAACTGGCGGCGGTCCAGCACTCGCAGGAGCTCAAGGTTTTCGGCATTCGTCTGGCGTTGACATTGCCGTTGTTGGTGGTGGCGGGCTGGTTGTTCGTGCGTCAGCGCAAGAGTACGTGGTGGCCGTTCGTCTGGGGCTTCATCTTTTTTGCGCTGTTCGCGTTCTTCGTCGAGCTGGTGCCGTATCTGCCGGACTATGGCGGCTATGTGCGTTATCTCGTGGGGATCGTGCTGACCGTGCTGATCGGACGTTATGCGATCGTTTCGTTGCAACGGTATCTGGCGCGTCAGAAGGCGGAAGAGCAGTTGCCGGACGAAGAGCGCCGCAAGACATTGTCGTACGATCTGGCGCAGGCGCGTTTGGCGAAGTCGGTGTGTCCGGGTTGTGAGCGTCCGGTGAAGCTCGACGACGCCGACCGCGACTTCTGTGTGCACTGTGGCATCTGTCTTTTCGATCGCTGTGGGACGTGCACGACGCGCAAGAATGCGTTTGCGCACTTCTGTCATCACTGTGGGGCACGCTCGACGGGCAGTGGCGCAGGCGGTTCAGTGACCGCCGCGTAG
- a CDS encoding oxidative damage protection protein, whose product MARMVQCVKLGKEAEGLDFPPMPGELGKRLWESVSKEAWAGWLKQQTMLINENRLNMADPRARQYLVKQTEKYFFGEGADVAQGYVPPASE is encoded by the coding sequence ATGGCCCGCATGGTTCAATGCGTCAAACTCGGCAAAGAAGCCGAAGGTCTCGATTTCCCGCCGATGCCCGGCGAACTCGGCAAACGCCTCTGGGAAAGCGTCTCCAAGGAAGCCTGGGCCGGCTGGCTCAAGCAGCAAACCATGCTCATCAACGAGAACCGCCTGAACATGGCCGACCCACGCGCACGCCAGTACCTCGTCAAGCAAACCGAAAAGTACTTCTTCGGCGAAGGCGCCGACGTCGCGCAAGGGTATGTGCCGCCAGCTTCGGAATGA
- the argA gene encoding amino-acid N-acetyltransferase → MLTEPDPAIQDEETARQAQFVDWLRSVAPYIHAFRDKTFVVAFGGELVAAGGLDSLIQDVALLCAMGMHIVLVHGSRPQVEEQMRLRHIESHFAQQLRITDAAALEAVKEAAGELRLDIEASISQGLPNTPMGNARISVVSGNFVTGRPVGIVDGVDFQHTGVVRKVDAESIRLSLANGKIVLLSPLGFSPTGQSFNLTMEDVASSAAIALRADKLIFITETPGVLNEYNELQRELTLEDAQRMQAQGTLDRDSAFYLKYATRACRAGVARAHIVPFALDGSMLLELFSHDGVGTMISYENLESLREATIDDVGGILQLIEPLEADGTLVRRGRHQLERDIDHFSVIEHDGRLFGCAALYPYPAERIGEMACLTVDPEAQGSGDGERLLKHIEQRARARGLERLFVLTTRTEHWFLKRGFVKAGVDDLPADRRRLYNWQRRSLVLIKKL, encoded by the coding sequence ATGCTGACCGAACCCGACCCCGCCATACAAGACGAAGAAACCGCCCGCCAAGCCCAGTTCGTGGACTGGCTGCGCTCGGTTGCCCCCTACATCCATGCGTTTCGCGACAAGACGTTCGTGGTCGCCTTCGGCGGCGAGCTCGTCGCGGCCGGCGGGCTCGACTCCCTGATCCAGGACGTCGCCCTGCTGTGCGCCATGGGCATGCACATCGTGCTGGTGCATGGCTCGCGACCGCAGGTCGAGGAGCAGATGCGTCTGCGACATATCGAGTCGCATTTCGCTCAGCAATTACGCATCACCGACGCCGCAGCGCTCGAAGCGGTCAAGGAAGCGGCGGGCGAGCTGCGCCTGGACATCGAGGCGTCGATCAGCCAGGGGCTGCCGAACACGCCGATGGGCAACGCACGCATCAGCGTGGTGTCGGGCAACTTCGTCACCGGCCGGCCGGTCGGGATCGTCGATGGCGTCGATTTCCAGCACACGGGCGTGGTTCGCAAGGTCGACGCCGAGTCGATTCGCCTCTCGCTCGCCAACGGCAAGATCGTGCTGCTCTCCCCGCTCGGTTTCTCGCCGACGGGGCAGTCGTTCAACCTGACGATGGAAGACGTGGCGTCGTCGGCCGCCATTGCACTGCGCGCCGACAAGCTGATCTTCATCACCGAGACGCCCGGCGTTCTGAACGAATACAACGAGTTGCAGCGCGAGCTCACGCTCGAGGATGCCCAGCGCATGCAGGCGCAGGGCACACTCGATCGCGACTCGGCGTTCTATCTGAAGTACGCCACCCGCGCCTGCCGCGCTGGGGTGGCCCGCGCCCACATCGTGCCCTTCGCGCTCGACGGCAGCATGCTGCTCGAACTGTTTTCGCACGACGGCGTGGGCACCATGATCTCGTACGAGAACCTCGAGAGTCTGCGCGAAGCCACCATCGACGACGTCGGCGGCATTCTGCAGCTCATCGAACCGCTCGAAGCCGACGGCACGCTGGTGCGCCGCGGCCGCCATCAGCTCGAACGCGACATCGACCACTTCTCGGTCATCGAGCACGACGGACGCCTGTTCGGCTGCGCCGCGCTCTATCCCTACCCCGCGGAGCGCATCGGCGAAATGGCCTGCCTCACGGTCGACCCCGAAGCTCAAGGATCGGGCGACGGCGAACGGTTGCTCAAGCACATCGAGCAACGGGCGCGCGCCCGCGGACTGGAACGCCTGTTCGTGCTCACCACACGCACGGAACACTGGTTCCTCAAGCGAGGCTTCGTCAAGGCCGGCGTGGACGATCTGCCCGCCGACCGCCGCCGCCTCTATAACTGGCAGCGCCGCTCGCTGGTGCTGATCAAGAAGCTGTAA